The Candidatus Paceibacter sp. genome window below encodes:
- a CDS encoding RpiB/LacA/LacB family sugar-phosphate isomerase yields MIYIGADHRGYNLKEEIKKFLAEQKYAFEDMGNSKFDPNDDYTDFAKLVAEKVSEKPSEHKGILICGSGVGVDITANKFHGVRSALADDVQTAKQSREHDDTNVLSLPADEVGLETAKQIITVWLQTPFSNGEKYKRRIGKIE; encoded by the coding sequence ATGATTTACATCGGCGCCGACCACCGCGGCTATAATTTAAAAGAAGAAATAAAAAAATTTCTGGCCGAACAAAAATACGCTTTTGAAGATATGGGCAATTCCAAATTCGACCCCAATGACGACTATACCGACTTCGCCAAACTGGTGGCGGAAAAAGTTTCTGAAAAACCGTCCGAACACAAAGGAATCTTAATCTGCGGCTCCGGCGTAGGCGTTGATATTACTGCCAACAAATTCCACGGCGTGCGTTCCGCTTTGGCCGACGACGTCCAAACCGCCAAACAATCCCGCGAACACGACGACACTAACGTCTTGTCCCTGCCCGCCGACGAAGTTGGCTTAGAAACCGCGAAACAGATAATAACTGTCTGGCTCCAAACGCCGTTTTCCAACGGAGAGAAATACAAGAGGAGAATTGGCAAAATAGAATAG
- a CDS encoding type II toxin-antitoxin system HicA family toxin — translation MSKLKRLSAKKVVQKLKRAGFVETHQRGSHLYLRNKNGSKIVTVPMHGSKDIPIGTLYNIVVKQAGLSVEEFNNL, via the coding sequence ATGAGCAAACTAAAACGGCTAAGCGCGAAGAAGGTTGTTCAAAAGCTAAAAAGAGCCGGTTTTGTTGAAACTCATCAGCGGGGCAGTCATTTGTATTTGAGAAACAAAAACGGCTCAAAAATCGTAACTGTTCCGATGCACGGTTCAAAAGACATCCCCATCGGCACGCTTTATAATATTGTAGTAAAACAAGCCGGTTTGTCGGTAGAGGAATTTAATAATCTCTAA
- the mutM gene encoding DNA-formamidopyrimidine glycosylase, giving the protein MPELPEVQTIVSDLEKILPGLKIGDVQTDWERMFKNVSFENFRREVVGEKVLNVRRVGKNILIDLSNNKTVLIHQKMTGHLLYGSWKLEIGGWKSKENGPIKDDPQNRFIHLVFELSNNKQLALSDLRKFAKVLLWPTDKLNELKDTKDLGPDPTDKDFDLKKFRERLADKKGRIKTVLMDQTVFAGIGNIYSDEILWLAGIHPLKPVPSLTQEELKNIYNSAKKILKRALEARGTSDSDYRDPYGEKGHYQEILYVYGLEKQKCQKNDGGIITRIKVGSRSAHFCPVHQKL; this is encoded by the coding sequence TTGGAAAAAATTTTGCCCGGTCTCAAAATCGGCGATGTTCAGACTGACTGGGAAAGGATGTTTAAAAACGTCTCTTTTGAAAATTTTAGGAGAGAAGTTGTCGGAGAAAAAGTTTTAAATGTCCGAAGGGTGGGAAAAAATATTCTGATTGATTTAAGCAACAATAAAACGGTCTTAATTCATCAGAAAATGACAGGGCATCTGTTATATGGAAGTTGGAAATTAGAAATTGGAGGTTGGAAAAGCAAAGAAAATGGACCGATTAAAGACGACCCGCAAAACAGATTTATTCACCTGGTTTTTGAATTATCAAACAATAAGCAACTGGCATTAAGCGATTTGCGAAAATTCGCCAAAGTTTTGCTCTGGCCTACCGATAAACTAAATGAGTTAAAAGATACCAAAGATTTAGGCCCCGACCCAACTGACAAAGATTTTGATTTAAAAAAATTCAGAGAACGGCTCGCTGACAAAAAAGGAAGAATTAAAACCGTCTTAATGGACCAAACCGTTTTCGCCGGCATCGGCAATATTTATTCCGACGAGATTTTGTGGCTGGCCGGAATCCACCCGCTTAAACCTGTTCCCTCTTTAACCCAGGAGGAACTGAAAAATATTTACAATTCCGCCAAAAAAATTCTAAAACGCGCGCTGGAAGCCCGCGGCACTTCCGACTCCGACTACCGCGACCCTTACGGCGAAAAAGGTCATTACCAGGAAATTTTATATGTTTACGGCTTAGAAAAACAAAAATGCCAAAAAAACGACGGCGGCATTATAACTAGAATCAAAGTCGGTTCCCGCTCGGCGCATTTCTGCCCCGTCCATCAGAAATTGTAA
- a CDS encoding type II toxin-antitoxin system HicB family antitoxin has protein sequence MSKEFEYKIEYDVDKETGQVTATIPELNHVSSFGDTFAEAEANVKEAAIGYLEVIVKDKGEIPKPHLKRKALTLNYLFQIGLKPLSCHEQTKTAKREEGCSKAKKSRFC, from the coding sequence ATGTCAAAAGAATTTGAATATAAAATTGAATATGATGTTGATAAGGAAACAGGCCAAGTTACAGCGACTATACCAGAGTTGAATCACGTTTCGTCTTTCGGGGATACCTTTGCTGAAGCCGAAGCCAATGTTAAAGAAGCGGCCATCGGTTATTTGGAGGTAATTGTTAAGGACAAAGGAGAAATTCCCAAACCGCATTTAAAACGGAAGGCACTTACATTAAACTATTTATTCCAAATAGGGTTAAAACCGCTTAGTTGTCATGAGCAAACTAAAACGGCTAAGCGCGAAGAAGGTTGTTCAAAAGCTAAAAAGAGCCGGTTTTGTTGA